The DNA segment TATCTTCTTCATCAAATTTATCAAAAATGTCAGATATCCCCAAACTATTTAATGCAATAAATTTCTCTGCCACTTCTTCAGGCTTTTGACCTGAAGCAAACTCATCAAAAGCCTCATAAGAATTTAATTTTCTAGTTAACCAACTAAACCACAATTCAGATTCACTATTATTCTCCTCTCTGACTATTTTCTTCATATAAAGATCATTTACTACATTAATGATTATTGGTGATTCTTTATTTGGCACCTGTACAATTACTCATATTTATTTTTTAAAGGATTATTAAAAAGAATACTTCAAGTAATTCTTGATTTTTAATAAGAGAAGACTTTACCTTTAAGAACAAAAACCAACAAAATTTCATTATGGTTTTTTATTATAGAGATCTAATAAAAAAAAAGCTAAGAAAAAATTTTATTGAGCAAACAATTTCTATACTTCTTTAGCATTTTTTCCATCAAAATTTCATCCATAATCGAAACATTTGGAACTCTAGGAATGATAGAAGTATTTTTTTCTAGCTTATTGAAAATACTATAATTCACCTTTGAGAGGAAACTCTAGCGAAAGAAAAATCTTTAATAAGAGTAAAATCAAAAACAAATGAAAGACTTAAAAAAAATCAAAATTCATAAAATTTAGCAAGAAATTCAAAAGTTAATTTTGGGAAATAATTCCAAAATAAGCAAAATAATTAACTTCAAAAACAAAAAAATAAGGTATGGAATTCAAGATTTTTAGTTTTTAATATAAAAATATGGCTTATAAGGAGTTATGGATAAACAACATCTTGTAGATTTAATCTCCAGCAGTTTGATTAACGAAAGCCAAAATCTCAAATCAAGGGAAAGTTCTAGTGAAATAATAAATTATTTAAATAAATTAAATTTAGAGCAATTAAGAACCATGTCTAAAGAATTTATTCTCTAGATATCAAAGAAATCATAAAAGTTCTATTAGAAACCAAATCTTAGTAAAGATAAATGAAAAAATCAGTTCAAACCAAAAACCCTAATATTACCTATCTATTTAAATAAGCGCCTTATTCCAGCTATCTTTAAATAGCTTTTTTAAAATTATGACAATTTTCATTGGAAATTTATCATGGAACACTGAAGAGAAGGATCTTAAAGACCTTTTCAATACTTATGGTGAAGTTACAAAATGTATGATTCCTTTAGAGAGAAATTCAAGAAGAAAAAGAGGTTTTGGCTTTGTCGAAATGACCAGTGAAAGCTCAGAAAAAACTGCGATTGATGATTTGCAAGATGTCGAATGGATGGGCAGGGAAATTAGAGTTTATAAGGCGGAGCAAAGAGATCGCTCTTCAACGAAAAATAGACGTTATGGTATTAAAAAAAATAGTTAAGAAGCCTCTTCTTTATTATTTACTTCTTAGTTTTTTTGAAAAATAAATTCCTAAAAACTGTATAAATAAGAAGCCTTTTATTTATTTATGTAGCCTAAAGAATCATAATAAAAGTAGGCATAAAATAAAATTATTTTGGAAAAAGTTTTAGTTACTGGAGCATCTGGGTTTATTGCTTTGCACTGCATCCATGAGCTCCTAAAAGAAGGTTATATCGTAAAAGGATCTCTTAGAAATATGAAAAGAGCAGAGGAAGTAAGAAAATCTCTTAAGATAGATTCAGAAAATCATAAGCTGGAATTTTGTAAACTTGACCTTCTACATGATGAGGGTTGGGATGAAGCAGCCTTTGATTGTGATTATCTTCTTCATGTCGCATCTCCTTTTACTATCGCAGAACCAAAAAGAGAATCTCTTCTAATCAATCCTGCATTGGAAGGTACTATAAGGGCATTAAATGCTTCAAAAAAATCCTCTAAAGTCAAAAAAGTTGTTCTAACTTCTTCAATGGCGGCAATTGCTTATGGACATGATAAGCAGTTATGTACGCCTCAAGACTGGACAGACACAACAAAAAACGTCGGCGCTTATGTAAAAAGTAAAACAATTGCAGAGAAAGCTGCATGGGATTTTGTTCATAATGACAATGATCATTCTTTTTCAATGACAACTATTAATCCTGGAATGGTTTTCGGTCCACTGCTCAGCGATGATATTGATGGGGCTTCGGCAGAACTTCTTTCAAAAATGATTAATGGTAAATTCCCGGCATTACCAGATGCTTATTTTACTGTCGTTGATGTAAGAGATGTCGCTAAGTTGCATGTCGATTCTCTTAGAAATAATAAAAGTGATAATAAAAGAATTATTGCGACTTCTCCCCAAGGGATAAATATCATGAAAATTTCAAAAATTTTAAGAAAAAATGGTTATACAAAAACACCTCAAAAATTTATCCCAACAAAAATGATAAATTCTCTTGCGTCTTTTAATAAAGAGATGAAAAGTATGGCTAATATGGTTAATAGAGGTTCTTATGGTGCTGATATTTCAGAAACTATTTCTATATTTAATTGGGAACCAATTTCACTAGAAAAAACATTAATTGATATGGGTAATTCTTTAAAACAAATTTCAACCAAATAAACCAATAACATGGTTATAGCCATAGTTTTCGTATATCTTAAATTTATAACTTTACCACGATAATTTTTAACTCGACTATCCTATCTATAGAGAATCAAAGAAAAATTTATATGAATAAAATCAAAAGATCTGATTTTATATTAAAGCCATTTCTAAAAAGGAATAATTTTAAAGCGTTCTATCAGCTAATAACTACTCTCGTACCAATAATCGCTATTTGGATTATTGTTTCTAAAATTGTATATTCTCCTCTTTTGCCAATTGCAAAAGGGATTTTATTGATTCCCATTCTCTTTCTTCTTACCCTATTATCTTCAAGAACATTCTCATTAATGCATGATTGTGGACATAATTCCTTATTTGAAAAACGTTCTTTGAATAACTTTTTTGGTTTTTTTCTAGGTTTGTTAAATGGAATACCTCATAAACCTTGGGCTAATGATCATGCATTCCACCATCGAAATAATGGGAATTGGGAAATTTATAAAGGTCCTGTAGATGTGTTAAGCCTAGAAGATTATGAATCTCTTACTAAAAGAGAAAAACTTATTTATAAAATTAGTAGACATTGGTTAATGCTTTTACCAGGAGGTTTCTTTTATTTGGTTATTAAAGCAAGATTAGGACTTATTTTGATTATCTTTAATTTTATTAAATCCTTGATGATAGAAAGTTTTATTAAAATTAAAGAAAGAAATTATTCTCAACTTTTAAACATTAAATCAAGAATTAAACCTCCTTTCTCTGATTATGGAGATAATTTTGATGAATTATTTGATCTGATTGCTAACAATATTATTGTTATAACTGGTTGGATAATTATGTGTAAGTGGTTAGGAGCCGTATTTTTCTTAACTTTTTATTCGATAATATTAACTTTTTCAGCAGCAATTTTCATATGTATCTTTTTCATACAACATAACTATGAAAATGCATATGCGAGTAATACAAAAAACTGGGATATTGTCGAAGGTGCAATTTTTGGAAGCAGCAATTTAGATATACCAAATTGGTTAAATTGGTTCTTAGCTGATATTTCTTTTCACAGCATTCATCATCTATCAGAAAGAATCCCTAATTACAATTTAAGAGCTTGTCATAAAGCAAATATACATTTACTAAAAAAGTCAAAATTTCTTAAATTAAGTGACTTCCCTAATTGTTTTAAATATATTATTTGGGACAGTAAAAATGAAAATCTAATCCCAATTAATTAAAACTAGCTGAATCTTCTTCTCATTTTCCTTTTTAGAGGAACATTACTGTAAGCGTGGGCTCCAATAGATGGAGGCAAGTCGTTTTTAACAGGATGAATAAATGCATTTGCCATGCTTTCTAACATTTTAGAAAACCAATTTATAATTGATTTCATATGAAAATATAAAAAGTACATTATTATCATCTAACAATATTTTAAAAAAGTAAATCAGCATAAAGACTGATTTACTTTCAATATTATTAATTAGAAGATAATAACTAGTAAAGGGTAAATCATCTTTATGAATAAGCAAAAATGGATCCCTACAAATTATCAAAAAGATAGGCTAATATCTTGCACGAAAAGATACATATATCAAAAGTTAAATGAACTACAAAAAGAAATTGAATGTCCGAATGAATTTATTTTTGATTTTATAAAAGATATCCAACAAGACTGGGACTCAAATAGTTATAAATTAAAAGCAGAGAATTTACAAAAAAATCAACTTTAGAGCAAAATTTAAAATAAATATAATTATGTTTTTAAGTATTAAATTAATCCTATAAAGATAGATTGAAACTAAGTATTTGGCTGTTAATAACAACAAAATACAAAGATAGTAACTAATACTTATTTATTCGTAATTTCTTAACAAAGCAACAATTAACTTTTAAAGCTATGCTATATCTCATTCCAAATTAAGGAACAAAAATTATGGAAGATTTGTTTTTTTCTTCGAATCAAATAACAAAAAAAGATACTATAGATTCATATTTTGAATGCATTAGTGAATGCAGCATTGTTGATGGCCATCAAGAATGTATAACTCGATGTGTAGAAATTCATCTTAAAGGAGGAAATAAAAATGAATAAAAAATATTCTCTTCAAAGAAAAACAACTTTAAAGTGGAACTCTAATGGCGATCTTTCTGAGATTGATATGCTGAGAATTTTGGATAAAATTTCGGCTTCTGAACTGAATCAATGTGAATTAACATGTGATTTAGATCAATAAACACGGGAAAAATATATTGAATATCTTTTAATAAACTATTTATAAAAATATCAATTTTCTATATAAATATATTGTTTATTGAATCAATGATTAAGAATATAAATGACTTCAAAAAGCTCAATAATGTTCACATGAGAGAAAAAAATCTGAATTTAATACTAGATTCCCGTTCCTAAAAACTTGCTCAAGAAGATCTTAATTTGCTGAGAAGTCATGAAATGCGTGGTATTAGAATGCTTCTAGAAATAGCTAAGCCTTAATTAATACTAGAAGAGCAAAATATCTTATAAACTATCACTGTTTTTGGATGAACCAACAATTATTTTTGTAGGTAGGGCGTAATCCATGTTATGGCTATAATTCTATATTTGTATTATTAATATCAACCATTAAAATTTACTGAACCTGTTTTCAAAATTGAGGCTAATAAATATCCTTTTTAGATTTACTTTTATTTTGTAAATTATTAGAAATTTCTTGCCTTGTTAATTGTATAGGTTCTACTTTGCCGGCATCGCCATGCGTTGGGCAATAGTAGGTCATTAACATCCATTTTTTATCTTTATTCATAAAATTCTCCTTTAATTAAATAGCAGTAACCTTATTTAGGACATAAACTTAAAATGCTTCTAATATTTAATATTTTTTTTTCTTTTGCTTAACAATATATAAAGTTGTAAAGATATTGCCTTGCTAGATATAAATACGCATGACTAAAAAAACAATTACTGCTATTTGTAAGATAAATTTTTAAATAAATTAATGTCTCTAGAATCTATACTTATGGTTGTGGCTCCAATATGTGTTTTTACAGCAGGAGTTATTATTTTGCCAATATTAGTAAAACCACGAAAGCAGTCAGATACTCCTAAAAGATATGTTCGAGGCTTATAAATTTAATCCAGATTTTATAAATATTTTATTGACAGACAAAAAGTAATTGAATAACGAAATAAAAATTAAGACTATATTAAATTAAAGTCTTTCTAAAATATTTGTATAAAAATGGAATTCCCAGAAGCAATTCTTTTTGATTTAGATGGTGTTCTATTAGATACAGAACCATTACTAGCTTATGCGTGGAATGAAACCGCCAAAGAATATAATCACTATTTATCAAACGATAACTTATTACAATTAAAGGGAAGAAGAAGAAGAGATTGCGCAAAAAAAGTTTGTAAATGGATAAATAAAGAAAATTCAATCGAGGAATTACTAATTACTCAAAAATTAAAAGTAGATAAACAGCTCAGCAAAGCAAAACCTTTTAAGGGGGCAATAGATCTAATCAAATTTTGTATAAATACAAAATTACCTATTGCTTTAGTAACAAGTAGTAGTAGCCAGAGTTTTAAAATCAAAAGCTCTTCAAATTCCTGGTTAAATTTATTCGAAACAAAAATTCTTGGAGATGATAAATTTATATCTGCTGGCAAGCCTTCACCTGATCCTTATTTGAGAGCATTAAAGATTTTAGATGTAAATCCATTTAAAACATGGGTGATAGAAGACTCATATGCAGGATCAGTTTCAGGACTGAGAGCTGGCTGTAATTTAATATTTTTTTCCAAAGATAATGAGATCCTTAATAAATTAATAAATGAATTTAACCAAGAAAAGATTCAAAAAATTAATGAGTTGTCAGAGATTATTTATTATTTAAAGTTATATAAAGGTTTTTAAACTAATCAAATTAAATCCTAATTCTTAATATGTGCGGAAGATTTGAACTAAAAACTAAATTTGAGAACTTACCAAAAGTTTTAAAACAAGACTATCCAAGTGCGCTTAATACTAAATACGAGACCCAGAATTTAATTCGACCTAATGATCCAGTCCTTGTAATTAAGAATGAAGGAAAAATTCAGACTACTTTTATGACATGGGGGTTTATCTCGCCATGGGCTAAAGACCCTTTTGACAAGAGAAGACCTAGACCCTTTAATGCGAGGTCAGAAAGTGTTGAAGAGAAAAAATTGTTTAGCGGAAGCTGGAAACATAAAAGATGCTTAATACCTGCAAGCGGTTTTTTTGAAAAAAAATATCGTATTAGAAAAGATAATTATGAAACTTTTTGGTTAGGAGGGATTTGGAGTAAATGGTCTTCACTTGATGGTGCTGAGTTAGAAAGTTGCTGTATTTTAACGACTGAAGCAAATGATTTAGTGAAACGTTTACATCATCGTATGCCAGTGATCATACCAAATGGATACGAAAAAAACTGGACTGATCAGGTTAAGGATACTGATGAATTGAAAGGGTTAATTCCCATAATGAGGGGTTGGCCTTCTTCCGGATGGATAACAGAAGAAATTAATAAAAAGCCCACTACCCAAATGAGCTTATTTTAAAAAACATATTAATTTTTTTTGTTATGGAGATTTATTAACTATTTTGTTTTATCATTTGAGCTTAAATAGTTTTAGATTAGTTCCAGTTAAGTTAATGGTTAAAGTAGTTAACAGAAAAATTAGATTTTTAAGATGGCTAAATACTGGTTTAATCTTACCTCTTTCTGCATTCGCTATTACTTCAACTCTATTTCTATATTTAGTTCTATTGATAGCCCTAAAATAATTATTTGCGATGAATTAATAACTTTCTAAAGATTTAAAAAATATTCATAAATGTTCAAAAATTTACCCTAATTAATACTATTTGAACATTTGACACTACACAGTACTTTCACAAAAAGAATCTTTGATGGATAATAAATTATGTAGATTAAAATTTATTTAAAACTAAATCCTAA comes from the Prochlorococcus marinus str. MIT 9515 genome and includes:
- a CDS encoding RNA recognition motif domain-containing protein, with product MTIFIGNLSWNTEEKDLKDLFNTYGEVTKCMIPLERNSRRKRGFGFVEMTSESSEKTAIDDLQDVEWMGREIRVYKAEQRDRSSTKNRRYGIKKNS
- a CDS encoding SDR family oxidoreductase produces the protein MEKVLVTGASGFIALHCIHELLKEGYIVKGSLRNMKRAEEVRKSLKIDSENHKLEFCKLDLLHDEGWDEAAFDCDYLLHVASPFTIAEPKRESLLINPALEGTIRALNASKKSSKVKKVVLTSSMAAIAYGHDKQLCTPQDWTDTTKNVGAYVKSKTIAEKAAWDFVHNDNDHSFSMTTINPGMVFGPLLSDDIDGASAELLSKMINGKFPALPDAYFTVVDVRDVAKLHVDSLRNNKSDNKRIIATSPQGINIMKISKILRKNGYTKTPQKFIPTKMINSLASFNKEMKSMANMVNRGSYGADISETISIFNWEPISLEKTLIDMGNSLKQISTK
- a CDS encoding fatty acid desaturase, translated to MNKIKRSDFILKPFLKRNNFKAFYQLITTLVPIIAIWIIVSKIVYSPLLPIAKGILLIPILFLLTLLSSRTFSLMHDCGHNSLFEKRSLNNFFGFFLGLLNGIPHKPWANDHAFHHRNNGNWEIYKGPVDVLSLEDYESLTKREKLIYKISRHWLMLLPGGFFYLVIKARLGLILIIFNFIKSLMIESFIKIKERNYSQLLNIKSRIKPPFSDYGDNFDELFDLIANNIIVITGWIIMCKWLGAVFFLTFYSIILTFSAAIFICIFFIQHNYENAYASNTKNWDIVEGAIFGSSNLDIPNWLNWFLADISFHSIHHLSERIPNYNLRACHKANIHLLKKSKFLKLSDFPNCFKYIIWDSKNENLIPIN
- a CDS encoding HAD family hydrolase; protein product: MEFPEAILFDLDGVLLDTEPLLAYAWNETAKEYNHYLSNDNLLQLKGRRRRDCAKKVCKWINKENSIEELLITQKLKVDKQLSKAKPFKGAIDLIKFCINTKLPIALVTSSSSQSFKIKSSSNSWLNLFETKILGDDKFISAGKPSPDPYLRALKILDVNPFKTWVIEDSYAGSVSGLRAGCNLIFFSKDNEILNKLINEFNQEKIQKINELSEIIYYLKLYKGF
- a CDS encoding SOS response-associated peptidase, encoding MCGRFELKTKFENLPKVLKQDYPSALNTKYETQNLIRPNDPVLVIKNEGKIQTTFMTWGFISPWAKDPFDKRRPRPFNARSESVEEKKLFSGSWKHKRCLIPASGFFEKKYRIRKDNYETFWLGGIWSKWSSLDGAELESCCILTTEANDLVKRLHHRMPVIIPNGYEKNWTDQVKDTDELKGLIPIMRGWPSSGWITEEINKKPTTQMSLF